The Polynucleobacter sp. JS-JIR-5-A7 region AAATAGGATGTACACACCTTCTTTTTCAAGCTTTTCGATATCCGCTTGCATCGTGCGTGGATAGCTATCGAAATCCTCATTCGGCCCAAACTGCAAGCGATTTACAAAGATACTGGCAACTACTGGATCCCCATGTTGCCTAGCTAAGCGCATAAGCGAGAGGTGGCCTTCATGCAGGTTACCCATGGTTGGTACGAAAGAAGCACGATTTTGTCCGCGCAGGTGATCGCGCAGCTCTTGAATGTCACTAATAATTTTCATGCAACAGGCGTATAGGCGAGGCGCACATAGATTGGCGCGTATGGCTCAGCTTGGGTAATTTCAATTAAGGCTTCACGAGAGAGTTCCAGCATGGCAATAAAGTTCACAATCACTATTGGAATGCCATTGCCAGATTTGATAGCGTCTTCAAATAATTCACCAAACTCAACAAATTTCGTATTTTGTAAGCGACGTAAAATGCGAGTCATGAAGTCGCGAACAGAGAGTTCTTCACGAGTAATCGTGTGATGCTGATTAAGTTTTGCGCGGTGTAGAACATCACGCCAAGCCATTTGTAAATCTTCTAAATTCACTTCTGGCCATGTGATGGCAACAGTAGTGTCAACAAAGCCATGGGCTACTTGGAAGTCACGACCTTGCTGGGGAATCTGATCTAGTTCTTGTGCAGCCAGTTTCATGCGCTCGTATTCTAAGAGGCGGCGTACTAGTTCTGCGCGGGGATCATCTACCTCTTCTTCGCTATCTGCTTTCTTCATTGGCAGCAACATGCGGGATTTAATTTCAATCAACATCGCCGCCATTAACAAATACTCAGCAGCAAGTTCAAGATTATGGTGACGAATTTGGTCTATATAACTCAGGTACTGTTGAGTAACCTGCGCCATCGGAATATCGAGAACGTTGAAGTTCTGTTTACGAATTAAATACAGCAAAAGGTCGAGTGGCCCTTCAAATGCCTCTAGAAATACTTCAAGTGCATCTGGCGGAATATAAAGATCAGTAGGGAGCTTAAATAGAGGCTCGCCATAAAGCTTGGCGAATGCTTCTGACATTCCATCGGTTACTGATGGAGTGCTATCTAGTAAATCGGATATTGGCTGAGTACTTGGCTCATTGCCTGCATTAGTCATTCGAGTAAACGTAGGCGCGTTGTTTTAATTTGGCGACTTTAGCGCGACGCTGATCTTCAACGGAAAGTGGCTCTTTGTCCCACAAGAGGGCGCGTCCAGCTTGCTGATCTGCCTCGAGGTGTGGTTTCTCAGTTTTGAGTTCACTTAAGAACTGGGTGAATTCAGATTGATATCTTGCCATCGTATTTCCTAAAATACTCAATAAATTCAATAACTTATGGTATTTAATTCCAAAAGTTATCTGGGGACTACGACCACCATTATAGGTGCTTTTTAGCCCCCGTTTTACAAGTTTGCTGCCAGCAAAGCCTCAATTTGAGGGGCTTCAACTCGAGTCATGAGGTGCTTATAGGTCTTGATTGGGTTCTTGCTGGAAAGCGGGGTATTGATATCGCTCCAGGATTGCGGAGCTAGAGAGAGAAATTCTTCTACTCCAATAGCTACCTGCGGAATGACAGGTTTGAGATAAAGACTCAGCATGCGGAAGGCTTCCAGGGTCACACTACAAACACGCTGTAAATCTGCTTCACGCTCTGGAGCTTTAGCGATTTCCCATGGTTTATTTTCATCCACGAAACCGTTGACCTTATCTGCGAGCTCCATGATTGTGCGTAAGGCTTTTGCATATTCGCGTGCTTCATAAAGCGCAGCAATTTTTTCACTGGCCGCAGCAATTTCTTTCAGTAATGGGTTGCTCATGGCTTCATCAGAAACGATGCCACCAAATCGTTTTACTAAGAAGCCGGCACTGCGACTTGCAATATTGATGTACTTGCCTAACAAATCGCTGTTCACACGTGCAACGAAATCTTGAAGATTTAAATCCAAATCTTCCATGCTGTCATTTAATTTAGTAGCAAAGTAATAGCGGAACCACTCAGGATTGAAGCCACACTCGATCACACTGCTTGCAGAAATCAATGTGCCGCGTGACTTACTCATCTTCTCGCCATCAACGGTTAAGAAGCCGTGAGCAAATACATTGGTTGGCGTGCGATAGCCTGCAAATTGCAAAGTAGCTGGCCAAAATAAAGTGTGGAAATACAGAATATCTTTGCCGATGAAATGGTATTGCTCTGTCGTTGTGTCTGGCTTCACCCATTCATCAAAATTGAGACCTTTAGCTTGGCAGTAATTGAGGAAGCTGGCGTAGTAGCCAATGGGGGCATCCAACCAGACATAGAAGTATTTGCCAGGCGCATCAGG contains the following coding sequences:
- a CDS encoding ScpA family protein translates to MTNAGNEPSTQPISDLLDSTPSVTDGMSEAFAKLYGEPLFKLPTDLYIPPDALEVFLEAFEGPLDLLLYLIRKQNFNVLDIPMAQVTQQYLSYIDQIRHHNLELAAEYLLMAAMLIEIKSRMLLPMKKADSEEEVDDPRAELVRRLLEYERMKLAAQELDQIPQQGRDFQVAHGFVDTTVAITWPEVNLEDLQMAWRDVLHRAKLNQHHTITREELSVRDFMTRILRRLQNTKFVEFGELFEDAIKSGNGIPIVIVNFIAMLELSREALIEITQAEPYAPIYVRLAYTPVA
- a CDS encoding DUF3460 family protein; protein product: MARYQSEFTQFLSELKTEKPHLEADQQAGRALLWDKEPLSVEDQRRAKVAKLKQRAYVYSND
- the metG gene encoding methionine--tRNA ligase gives rise to the protein MSSPQRRLLVTSALPYANGQIHIGHLVEYIQTDIWVRFQRMRGHEVHYVGADDTHGTPIMLRAEKEGITPKELIANVWKEHKRDFDDFLISFDNYYTTDSPENEKLAQSIYLKLRDAGFIEKRAIEQAYDPVKEMFLPDRFIKGECPKCGAKDQYGDNCEKCGATYSPTDLKNPFSVVSGATPIKKISDHYFFKLSDPRCEAFLREWTQVKTPLQTEARNKMKEWVGEPGDNKLGDWDISRDAPYFGFEIPDAPGKYFYVWLDAPIGYYASFLNYCQAKGLNFDEWVKPDTTTEQYHFIGKDILYFHTLFWPATLQFAGYRTPTNVFAHGFLTVDGEKMSKSRGTLISASSVIECGFNPEWFRYYFATKLNDSMEDLDLNLQDFVARVNSDLLGKYINIASRSAGFLVKRFGGIVSDEAMSNPLLKEIAAASEKIAALYEAREYAKALRTIMELADKVNGFVDENKPWEIAKAPEREADLQRVCSVTLEAFRMLSLYLKPVIPQVAIGVEEFLSLAPQSWSDINTPLSSKNPIKTYKHLMTRVEAPQIEALLAANL